The genome window GCACTGTATCCATCGAAATGATTTTCCCTTTATTTTTCATCAGAGCGGCAATGTGCAGCGATTTTCCTCCGCCCCCCGCGCAGGCATCAATTACCCTCTCCCCCGGCTTAGGGTCAAGAAAAATCGAAATCAGCTGCGATCCCCCGTCCTGCACTTCAAACATACCCTTTTTAAATGATTCAGTCCGGAATACATTCCCCCGTTCTTTCAGTTTAAGCAAATCAGAAAGGGCTTCATTTCCTGTGTATATATCCGATTCAATCCCTTCCGCCAGCAGTGCTTTTGCCGCGTCCTCCCTCGCGCACTTCAGAGTATTCACCCTGAGAAATACCTCTGCCGGTGTGTGCTGGCTTTTCATTTCCTCATCCCAGGCTTCACCGAGCTGCTCTGTACCGTATTCATCCAGCCAGTCAGGCAGGGAGTATATATACTTTCGTTTGTGGACAGTTGCAAGGCGGTCAGAGCAGCGGCTGATCCAGTCCTGATCCTCAATCAGGGGCTGGGCATCAACCTTGCGGCTCAGAAAACTTGTCTGCACCAGTTTACGGAGTGCAGCATCGCTGAAGTCATTTTCATCCCTTCCGGCAGCGAAAGAATAGAGCCGGAAATTACGGATGATATCATATACAGCTTCAGCAACAAACCTGCGGTCCCGCACGCCGTATTTTTTATTCAGCTTAAATGAACGTTCAAGAGCAATATCGGCGAGATGATTCTGCTGAAAGATTTCTCTGAGAACCGAATAAACAGAAACGAGGAGATTCGGAAAGATTTTAATCATGATGTTATAGTGAAAATTTATGCTTATTTCATCCAAACAAAAAAGCCCCAAACTGGGGCATTTTGAGGCATTTTCAGAGCCGACTATGGGAGTTGAACCCACGACCTATTCATTACGAGTGAATTGCTCTACCACTGAGCTAAGTCGGCTTAAAGAATTCCGTATGAATAAACCGTACCGTATATACCGCGCCTTCCTGATCAGAAGGCACGGTATATTTTCAGCAATGGTTATCTTACTCTCTTCTTATGACGGTTCTTTCTCAGGCGTTTTTTGCGCTTGTGAGTTGCCATTTTATGGCGTTTTCTTTTTTTGCCGCAGGGCATCTGGATTGTCTCCTTTGATTAAATAAAACTGTTAGTGAGATTCTAATAATGACTGTGCTTTTTTACCAGCTTCGGTTGTGGGTCCAAGCGCAACAGCTTTCCGCAGCCATTCCTTGGATGTTTCCGTATCACCTTTAGCCAGGTTTACAATCCCGAGATTCAGATGACCGATCTGATGTTTCGGATCAATTTTTACTGCTTCCCTCATAATCTGGTCAGCTTTCACGTAATCCTGTTTTTCGAAATAACAGACAGCCATGTCAATCATTACGTCCGGAACTCCCGGATGCGTTTTCAGATAGGAATCATAGGTCTGAATTGCTTCGTCAAACATTCTGGAATCCATCAGCGCGTGAGCAAGTTCAAGCTCCGCCTGATGATCCTGAGGATTGGCTTTGATTCTGTCTCTCAGAGAATTTATCTTCTGCAATGAGTTCAGGTCAACTGAGGAGTTTTGCGTATTTCCTGCCGGCGGCGGCGTTACATTAGCAGCCGGGGAGGATGCAGTGTCAAAAACACCTCCAGCATAAAGCATAATGACAACAACCACAATTAATCCTCCGAAAATCATCAGTATCTGATTCGGGGAAATATGGTCAGAGCTTTGTTTTGAAGCCGGTTTAGTGCTCTTTTTATCTGACTGATTTTTATGAGATTGTAAATCCGCTCCGCAGTTTGAGCAGAAATTTGAATTATCTTTTAATTTAATACCACATTCAGGACATGCCCTCATGAATTCTCCTGCAGTTTGTCTTTCATTCCTTCAGCCACAGCGTTTTTAAAGTCTTTCGAAAACTTAAATACCGGAACAAAATGTTCGGGAATTTGAACCTGAGCCCCGGTAATCGGATTTCTGGCGTTTCGTGCGTTCTTTTTCTTAACTTTAAAAGAGCCGAATCCTCTGATCTCAATTCCTTCTCCGGATTTCATGGCAGCAATAACGCTCTTGAAGAAACCTTCAATGACTGCTTCCGTATCAATTTTCGTGATTCCGGTGCCCTGGGCAACTATTTCTATTAAATCAGCTTTCCTCATCAGGAACTCAGAGATTTTCTCGTAAATTATTAAAAAACAAGAAGTTAAGTTAGCAATCTGCCAAGAAATAACCAAGAAATTCTGTTATCGGGGCCTATCATCCGCTTGATTTGCCTGCGCTCCCTGACCTTTAATCCTGCAAAACCGAAATAACCTTGCAGCATAGGTTGGCCCCCGAGCGGAGCCGAGGGCGGTCCCAGCGCTTGTCCCGACGCAGTCGGGAGAGTCGAGGGGGTCCCAGCGCTTGCCCCGCCGCAGCCGAGGGGGGCCCAGCGCTTGTCCCGACGCAGTCGGGGGAGTCGAGGGGGTCCCAGCGCTTGTCCCGACGCAGCATAGGTTGGCCCCCGAGCGGAGTCGAGGGGGTCCCAGCGCTTGCCCCGACGCAGTCGGGGAAGCCGAGGGCGGTCCCCGAGCGGAGTCGAGGGTGGTCCCCGAGCGGAGCCGAGGGTGGTCCCCGAGCGGAGCCGAGGGTGGTCCCCGAGCGGAGCCGAGGGTGGTCCCCGAGCGGAGCCGAGGGGGGAACTTCTACACTATTGAGACCCTATACCATCATATATATTTTGTATCATTTTGATAAACTGAACACCGCATTGTTTAATTTTGGTATATTCTATCTGATAAATATTTGTTTTTTGACGAATTCTGAGGCTTTTCTAAATGGTACAGGATTTGAATAACAGTAATAACAGTATTTAAGACAATTTCAGATTAATGGATTTTTTCACTCTTATAAAAGTTACCGCTGTCGGCTTCACCGCGCTGATGGTATTCGTGATGACTGTCTCCTGGCTTCTTTCAAAGTTCAGGAAAAAGAAGGTTCATTATGGCAGCAATAAACCTCTGAAAAAACCTGGCTCCAAAACCAGAGCTCAGGCAACCCCTTACAGCAACAGTCCGGCACCTGCGTCGCCCTCTCCTGCTCCTGCAGCAAGACAACCGCAGCCGGCAATGCAGGTTAAAGTTCCTGATCATATGCTTGTTCAGCGCCCGGTTATGCAGATATATAATCAGCAGGCACAGATGGCTAAACAGAGGACGATTGAGACTGTATATAATGTGAGAAGCTATATCCCGATGAATCCTCCCCGTGAACGATTCCAGATAATAAATGCACAGCAGCCCGAACTTCGTAAAATGCAGATAGATGATGCACGGGCAGGCCAGCGCCCCTCTTATGTCCCGCGTCCGGTAAGACCTCAGCAGGGTATTTCCCCGTCAGGCTCCGGGCTTCTTAAGAATTACGCTTCAGGTAAAGACCGACTGAACAAACTTAACTTCGCGCTGGTATAATAGCAGAATTTATTTCTGCTTTTCCCGTTCAACATCAGGCACGAAATCTTTTCCGCGGCCCTTCTTTTCAAGTCCTAATATTTCACGGGCTCTGTCAAGAGCATCATCAATATTGCCGTAAAAGTTCTTCTCCCCGACCATATCCAGAAATCCTGATTGCGTGAAGGCAAAAAGCGGCTGTGTATGCACACCGGAAAAGATAATCTGTGTCCCCTCTTTTTTTGAATCATGCCAAACCTGCTCAAGCGTATGTATTCCCGATGCATCAATAACCGGAACATTTCGCATTCTGATTATCAGAATTTTCGGATTAGAACTTGATTCACGAAGCGCTTCCTGAAATTTGGTCGTAGCACCAAAAAAGAAGGGTCCGTTAATTTCATATACCTCTACATCATGAGGTACTTCCTTTTTTTCAATACTGTTAGGATCACTTTTATCTTCTTCATCACTGAATTCCCGTCTGATTACCTCAACATTCGTCACTGATGCCATTCTGCGCATGAAGAGAAATACCGCCAGAACGATACCTACTTCAATTGCAACCGTCAGATCAAAGATTACAGTGAGAAAGAACGTCGTGAGAAGAACAATGATATCACTTCGCGGACTCTTTAACAGCGCGATAAAAGAGCGCCATTCGCTCATATTATATGCAACAACCACCAGTACCGCGGAAAGTGCTGCCAGAGGTATTAAAGCCGCGTACTGACCGACAAATAATAATATGAGAAGCAGTACTACTGCATGCACGATTCCGGCAATTGGTGAGCGTCCTCCGTTTTTTACATTAGCCGCGGTCCGGGCTATTGCACCGGTCACAGGTATTCCTCCGAAGATAGGAGAGGCAATATTAGCAGCACCCTGGGCAATCAGTTCCATATTGGAGCGGTGTCTCCCTCCGATCATTCCATCCGAAACAACTGCCGAAAGAAGCGCTTCAATTGCAGCGAGCAGAGCGATTGTTGTTGCTGGTTCAATAAGTGCCCTTATGGTCGCGAGATCAAGATCAGGGAATTGCGGTGAAGGGAGAGAACCCGAAATTTCACCAAATACTGACCCAATGGTTGCGACCGGTAAATTAAATACGCTCACACTTACCGTTGCCAGAACAATTGCAACCAGTGAACCGGGTATCTTATGCGTTACCTTGTTCCAGAAAACTATTATTAAAAGCGAGACAACGGAGATAGCCGTCGCGTAATAGTTCACCGCGCCGGAGTTAGCTATATATAATTCCCATTTATCAAAAAATTCTGAAGGAACTTTTTGAATTCCCAGTCCGAAAAAATCATTAATCTGTGTGGAAAAGATAATCAGTGCTATACCGCTGGTAAACCCTACTGTAACCGGATGCGGTATAAATTTAATCACTGACCCGAATTTTGCAAACCCCATAATCACCAGAATCACCCCTGCCATCACCGTGGCAATCATCAGACCGTCAATTCCGTAAGTCTGCACAATTCCGTAGATAATCACAATGAATGCACCGGTAGGACCGCCAATCTGCACCCTGCTCCCGCCGAGAAAGGAGACCAGAAATCCCCCGATAATAGCTGTTATAATTCCCTTTTCAGGAGAGACACCGCTGGCGATAGCAAATGCAATTGCAAGAGGGAGGGCAATAATCCCGACGATTATGCCGGAATTTATATCCTTAAGGATCTGCTCACGCGGCAGATCCTTAAGGAGGGTAAAGAGTTTTGGTTTAAGCATTAATCTGAAATTGAATCATCAATACGCCCTGTTGCGTATCATCATCCTGGAATCATAAGGTGCCGGCTGACCGCCAAGATATTTATGGAACCACTCTAAATGTGAATTGTAATATAAAGGCATTGAGCGGAGATTGCTCGGCCAGTGCCCGTCATTTTTATATACAATTATCCTGGAGTCAATTCCCAGTTTCTGCAGTGCAGTGAAGTATTCCAGACTCTGTGTATAGGAGACACGGTAATCTTTTTCACCGGTAATGATCAGGGTTGGCGTTCCGAAATTCTTAACGTATTCAGAAGGAGAAAACTTTCTGTATAATTCAGAATTCCATGGCTGACCTCCAAGATCCCATTCCGGAAACCACAGTTCTTCAGTAGTGCCGTAGAACGATTCGATATTATACAGCCCCATCATACTCACAAAGCACTTAAATAAGCCTGACTTACCCTGCTTTGCCTGCAGCCAGTTCATCATATATCCGCCGTATGACCAGCCCATAGCCCCTATTCTGTTCTTGTCTATATATGGCAGGTTTGCAAGATATTCTGTTACCTTCATAACATCCTCATATACCTTGCCGCCCCAGTCTTTAGAAATTGCTGCAGTATATTCCTGTCCGTAACCCGTTGAGCCATGGGGATTAGGGAATGCAACCACGTAGCCATAACCGCCATACATCTGACCGTCACCGCGGTATGCATCCTGCCACTGACTCTGAGGACCGCCGTGAACGTTAACCACAAGCGGATATTTCTTAGAGGGGTCAAATCCATGCGGTTTGACAAGCAGTACATGCACTTTTTTACCGGCAGCACCATCTATCCAGAGATGTTCCATGGGCCTGAAATCAACTTCATCAAGAAGAGCATTGTTGAACGTGGTGAGCTGCGCTTCTTTTTTGGATGCAAGATCAAAGGAATATATCTCACCAGGTTTGTGATTCAGCCGGTAATTGTAATAAAGCTTTTTTCCGTCAGGTGAAACTGAAAAAGATCCGACACTCAGGTCTCCGGTGACTTTCTCAATCTTGCTGCCGGTAATATCAATTTTATATACCGGAGTATATCCCTTTACATCACCGGTGAAGTAAATCGTTTTTGAATCGGGTGCCCAGACGATATCGTTCACCCAGTTATCAAAGCTCTCACTGATAATTCTGTGAGTCTTTGTCTTCAGATCATAAATTGCGATGCGGAACTTATCCGCCTCATAGCCGGGTAAAAGCTGTGTGCGGTATGCAAGCAGATTTCCGTCAGGTGAAAAAGCGGGTGTTCCGTCCCAGGCCTTATTAGCCGCTGTGATGTTCTCGCCTCCTGGTGTTCCGAGCGGCGTCATCCATAAGTCAGCATTTGTTGTGGCTGCCTGATCTTTTTCCCGGTTAGAGACAAAAACTACTGTTTTATTGTCCGGTGAAAGAACAAAGCCGGTTCCTCCTCCGGCAGAGAACACCGGAGACTGCCAGTTCCCCGGGGTAAGGTCTGTCAGTTTTTTGTCTGAAAGAGAATACTGGAATATATGGGAAGATTTTCCGCCGGTATAATCTGTCCAGTGTCTGAAAAGAAGCTCATCAGCCATGTTTGCCTGGACGGGGCCGTTTTCAGATGCTTCCCCGAATTTCTTGTTGCAGTCCATATCGGCGCCGCAGTCAGGATATACTTCCGCCGAGAAGAGCAGAGTCTTTCCGTCGGAGGAGAGCACCGGTGAGCTGATGCCGGTATATATATCAGTCAGCTGCCGTGCTTCTTTACCCTTCAGATCATAACTAAAAAGCTGTGTTGCCCCATCCGTTGTTTTGGTATAATAGAGAAGATTATCATTACCGCCCCAGAATGGTGAATATTCGCTCCCCTCACCAAGATCAAGTTCTGCCTGGCTGCTGCCGTCTGAATTCATCAGCCAGACCGCCGTAGCTGATTTTCCTGACTTCAGGGTGAAACTTGTTACAGTAAAAGCGATCAGTTTTCCTGAGGGGGAGAGCGAAGGTCCGCTCACGCTTTTAACCCGGTAATGATCTTCTAAGGTATAAGCTCTCTTCTGCGGAAAAACCATTGCGGTGCAGAGCAGAAGAACGAAAAAGAATATTGTTTTGTTCATTGAATGACGCCAAATAATATTAGGAAAAATTTGCGTTAAATTCGCCAATTTTGCTGAAAAAATGAAACCACTGATCAAAAAAGCGTAAATTTGGTAAACGAATAAAAATTATGAGTAAAAAATATTTTCTTCAGCGGAATCCGGTTCAGATACCGGTTCCTGATAACAAAACCATCCTTGAGCACTTTGGCAATGCCTCCCTGCAGGCAGGGGGTTTCAGCGTGGCTCACATGAAAGCACCCTCCGGCTGGGGTGAACCTTTTCAAACTCCGGATTTTGATGAAGTGACTTTTGTGATCCGGGGTAAAAAGCAGTTCGAGATTGATGGAGAAGTGATTATCCTCGGCAGCGGAGAGTCTATTTGTGTAAAAGCAGGAACCCGGGTAAGGTATTCTAATCCTTTTCCGGAGGAGTGTGAATACCTCTCCTTCTGCACACCAGCATTTTCCATTGACCTGGTACACCGCGAAGCGGAGTAATCCGGTCAGAAAACAAAAAGGGCGTCAATGGTTCAATGACGCCCTTTTGTTTTTAAAGGTTCCTGCCTTTATATATACCTGATCACACCCGGTATTATGCTTTGGGCAGCCGCTCCAGATAGGAAGAGTTGCTCAGTACAGCGAAGGTTTCTGTCTTTCTCAGGTCATCAAGCGTGTAACAGTTCATATAACTCATCGAACTTTTCAGCCCGTCAGATATACTGTTAATAACATTCCTGACGGTTCCCTTATAGGCAACCATGGTTTCCTCCCCCTCTATAAATTCATTGCGCATCTTTACACCAAATGATGCAGAACCGCGGTATTTTTTCCATAGCTGTCCATTATATTTAATGACCTCACCGGGAGTCTCCTTGGTACCGGCGAGCATTCTGCCGAGCATGATGACATCAGCTCCGAGAGCTATCGCTTTTGCAACATCACCCGGGCTTTTAATACCCCCGTCTGCAATGATCTCAATATCTATCTTCTGTTCTTCGCGGGTGGTAAGCACGTCAAGCAGTGATGTCACCTGACCGATGCCTATTCCCGTCTGGATGGAAGTTGAGCATACGCTTCCGTTGCCGATTCCCACGCGGACTGAATCAGCACCCGCATCCTTAAGCTGCCGGAGGGTTGCACCGTGAGCTGTATTGCCTACCATCACTTTAGGATTAAACTTCGTCTTGATGTGTTCACATTTTTGAAGCACTTCCCGGTTATTCGCGTTAGCGGTATCAATGCAGATAACCATTCCTGCCTCAGCAAGCCGTGCTGTTACATCATCTTCTGTGTTAAGACCAATTGCGGCGCCAAGCACTCCGTTTCCCCCGTTTTTTCCGCTGATAACCGTCTCAAGTGAAGAATCAAACCGGTTGAGTATTCCCAGACAACCAGATTCCGTTAGGGCTTTAGCCATTTCGATACCGGTTACCGTATCCATAGGGCTTGATACAACAGGAACAGCAAGTTCAATTCCCATAAATACTGCTCTGGTATTTGCTTCCGTACGCGATTTTATGGTGGAAATCACCGTTGGTACAAGACTGATATCATCGTAGGTTAACGCCTGGAAAAAATTATTCAGTTCTTTTTTGGTATATAACTTCATCGCTCGCTCAGATTATGGATTCAAGTTCATCAAGCACCGTATTCATGCGTGCTGCAACGGCTGCAACCGGCTCAGGGCGGGTAAGGTCAACCCCCGTGCGGAAGAGTATCGGCAGCGAATAGTCAGAGCTTCCGCTCTTGAGGAACTGTATATATTTAGGTATCAGTTCATCAGGATTCTGCTTCAAAAGCCGGTTCAGCTCAGCTGATGCAGCAAAGCCGGTCGCATACTGATACACATAGAAATTATAATAAAAGTGTGGTATCCTCGCCCAGGAGAACTGCTCGGCATGCCCCATATCCATTGCCGGACCGTTATACTTGTTATATACACGGGAGTAGGCCTCCGAAAGTTCCCTTGCCGAAAGGAATTCTCCTTTTTCAATACGGCTGTGTGTTTCAAGTTCAAATTCAGCAAACATCGTCTGCCGGTAAAAGGTTGCGGTAATATCATTCAGATATTTTTCGAGCAGCGGACGTTTGGTTTCAGCATCTGCATTGGCTATCAGATGATCAAACAGGAGCGCTTCATTAAACGTTGACGCTATTTCGGCAAGAAAAATTGTATAATCTGCGTAAATAAACGGCTGATTGTTACCCGAATAGGTTGAATGGACATTATGCCCTATCTCATGCGCGAGCGTGAACACATCATTCAGCAGGCCGTTCCAGTTCATTAATATATACGGCTTCATCCCGTGAGCAGCGCCGGAAGAATATGCCCCGCTCCGTTTTCCGCGGGTTTCATATACGTCAATTCTGCGCTCATCATAAATGGCTTTCACCGTATTTACATATTCATCCCCCATTGGCTTAAATGCCTCGAGAATGAGTTCGAATGCTTCATCAAACGTGAATTTCTTTTCGGCTCCGGCTTCAAAGAGTGAAACATACATATCATAAGGATGAATTTTTTCAGTCCCGATTTTCTTCGCCTTAAGAGCCACCCACCGGTGCATCGGCGCAATATTGCTGCTTACCGATTCCAGAAGATTGTTATATACGGCAGCGGGAATGGCATTTTTTTCAAGAGCCGCCTCAAGTGATGAGGCATAATTCCTTGTTTTGGCATAAAAAGCATCCCGCTTCAGAGCATTATTCAGAAGAACGGAAAATGTATTTGCAAATGTTTCAAACGGCTTCAGATACGCGGTATATCCCCGTTCCCTGAAACCGCGGTCTTTTGAATACAGGGCTGAGTAATAACGGCCGTGTGACATACGGATGGTCTGCCCCTGTTCATCCGTTGTTTCGGGAAATTCGATATCACTGTTGGAAAGGATGGAGAATGCATCATACCCGGCAGTGGTTATCTCCGCCACCGTTGCAAGCAGCCGTTCCTGTTCGGTATCCAGTACATGATTTTTTGTACGCAGAAGATCATCAAAAAAATGGCGGAACCGGCTGAGATGCTCATACCCTTCCAGCCATGAATTGAGCAAATCCTCATCTATGGTTAGTAATTCGGGCCGGATAAACGAAGATTTTGCTCCCAGGGCTGCATAGAGAGATTTAACTCTCTCGTACATTGCCTGATAGGTGTTATCTCTTAAATCAGTGTCTTTTCTCAGCATCGCGTAGAGATGAAGTCTCTCTAAGGTAGAGCCGGTTTCCTCATCCATAATCAGGCATTCATGCAGAATATCGGGGCTTTCACCCAGCTTTCCCTCATACGACGCATATTTCTCCCCCCTGGCTTCAGCTGCTTTGAATGTCTCCTCCCACTCCGCGTCGGAAGAAATGATGTGAGTATAATCCCATGTATGTCGGGGGTCAATCTGATCCCTCTCCGGCAGTGTCCCTGATTCATCCTTATAAAAAATGCTTGATTCTCTGATCATAACTGAAATACTTCATTCTGAAAAAACAACCTTGCAAAATAAGGATAGATTCAGCAATCCCCCCAGAAAAAACACGGTTTCCGTTGAAAATTACCCTCCCGGCGGTGAATTAACCTTACTCTGATTCACCCGGCCTCCCCAAAAAAAACTAATGCTTCCTGGCACTGATCAGGGTATTTTTTTCCCCCTTTTGATCCTGGAGTCCGGTCATCTCAAATACCCCGGTAATGCCCTGATGATCTGTTCTAAATAGCGAAATTTATTGACTTTAAGGGGTTTTTACGGTAACTTTAATGTCTTATTTTTTTAAACCTTAAATCCGATTGAGTTTATGAAGAAATACACCTTCAGGATTGTAATCATTGTCAGTGCGCTTGTTCTAAGCATCTATAAGTTGTATCCGACTTATCAGGATTATATGAACACCAAGGATATTGAAAAAGTCCTCTCACAGAAGTCCGACAGCATTAAAGCCGCTAATCCCGGCATCTCAAATGATCAGCTTACCAAACTGCTCTCAGAAACTGAGGACAGTATAAAACTCGCTGATCCTGAAATCCGTGAAGCACGGATGAATAGAATTAAGCTGGGTCTTGACCTTCAGGGCGGTATGCGTGTCGTGCTTGAAGTTAACACAGCCAAGCTGCTCGAAAAACTTGCTTCAAACGTTGACGAAGATTTTACCAGCATTCTGAATGCTGCTGCTGCCGAAGCTGCAATTTCTGAAGAGTCTGTGGTTGATATCGTTTACCGCAAGTTTCAGGAAAAGAATATCAGAATCAGCAAATATTACGGCTCAATCAGATCTGAAGATTCAGAAATCCTTGACGACCTGAGAACCCAGACTGAAGATGCTGTTACCCGTGCAATGCAGATTATCAGAAACCGTGTTGACCAGTATGGTGTTTCTGAGCCAAGCATTCAGCGGCAGGGTGACAGAAGAGTAATCGTTGAACTCCCCGGTGTCGCTAAAGAAGAAGAAGCCCGTCAGCTTCTGCAGGGAACAGCGCTTCTCGAATTTAAACTCCTGAAGGATCCGGATTACGCTATTACCATCATCCAGAAAATTGATGAAGCTTCATCCGGCAAAGTTTTTTCAGATACCACACTTGCAGGTGATACAACCGCTGTCAGTACAGATACTACTGCAAACACAGCTTCAAATGATACGACCGATCCTGAAAACATGACTGCCGAGCAGTTTGCGAAAGAACATCCGTTCTTCGCCCTCGTGCAGTATGATCCTCAGTTCCGTTCAACTGAAGGTTATGTTAACAAAGACAACCGCGCAAAGGTTGAACAGCTCTTGGCATCAGATGAAATTAAAAATGTTATCCCTGAAACTGTTGAATTCCTTTTCAGCGCAAAAACCATTAAAGATGCTGAGTCCGGCCAGGAGTTTTATCAGCTTTACTTAGTGAATAAAGCACCGGAACTTACCGGTGGCGTTATCACCAATGCACTTGCCACACTTGACCCGACAAACTCAAATCCTATTGTTAATATGGAAATGAGTTCTGAAGGCGCGATTGAGTGGTCACGTATCACCGGTGCAAATGTTGGTAAAAGATGCGCAATCATTCTGGACGGAGCAGTTTTCACTGCACCGACCATTCAGGGTAAAATTCCAGGCGGAAGATCTCAGATCAGCGGTATGGAAAACCTTGACGAAGCAAAACTTCTGGAAATCGTTCTTAAAGCCGGTGCACTTCCTGCCCCAGTTGACATTATCGAAGAAAGAACAGTGGGACCATCACTCGGTCAGGATTCAGTCTCAAAAGGATTTAACTCAGCGCTGTTTGGTTACCTGGTGGTAGGATTGTTTATGATTTTCTACTACCGTCAGGCAGGATCAATTGCGGCATTCTCATTGATATTCACAGTAACCCTGATTTTTGGCGTCCTCTCTGCATTCATGGCAACTCTTACTCTGCCAGGTATTGCAGGTATCATTCTTACAATGGGTATGGCGGTGGATTCAAACGTTCTTATCTATGAGCGTATCCGTGAGGAGCTTGCAGTTGGAAGAACGCTCCGTGCAGCAGTTGACGGAGGGTTCGGTAAAGCGTACTCAGCTATCATTGACTCAAATATTACAACCATGATTACCGGAATTGTCCTCTATCAGTTCGGAACCGGTCCTATTCAGGGATTTGCACTCACACTGATGATTGGTATTCTTACCAGTTTATTCGGTGCGCTTGTGGTCACTAAGGTAGTTCTTGACTATCTGG of Ignavibacteriales bacterium contains these proteins:
- a CDS encoding RsmB/NOP family class I SAM-dependent RNA methyltransferase; translated protein: MKIFPNLLVSVYSVLREIFQQNHLADIALERSFKLNKKYGVRDRRFVAEAVYDIIRNFRLYSFAAGRDENDFSDAALRKLVQTSFLSRKVDAQPLIEDQDWISRCSDRLATVHKRKYIYSLPDWLDEYGTEQLGEAWDEEMKSQHTPAEVFLRVNTLKCAREDAAKALLAEGIESDIYTGNEALSDLLKLKERGNVFRTESFKKGMFEVQDGGSQLISIFLDPKPGERVIDACAGGGGKSLHIAALMKNKGKIISMDTVQWKLDELKKRGRRNGVDIIETKLIDSTKVIKRLSGSADKVLLDVPCSGSGVFRRNPDAKWKLTRERIDELISLQEKILHDYAAMVKPGGVLVYSTCSVFPDENERQTEKFLLNNPKFRILTEKKVKTSITGFDGFYMCKLTSE
- a CDS encoding tetratricopeptide repeat protein; translated protein: MRACPECGIKLKDNSNFCSNCGADLQSHKNQSDKKSTKPASKQSSDHISPNQILMIFGGLIVVVVIMLYAGGVFDTASSPAANVTPPPAGNTQNSSVDLNSLQKINSLRDRIKANPQDHQAELELAHALMDSRMFDEAIQTYDSYLKTHPGVPDVMIDMAVCYFEKQDYVKADQIMREAVKIDPKHQIGHLNLGIVNLAKGDTETSKEWLRKAVALGPTTEAGKKAQSLLESH
- a CDS encoding integration host factor subunit beta encodes the protein MRKADLIEIVAQGTGITKIDTEAVIEGFFKSVIAAMKSGEGIEIRGFGSFKVKKKNARNARNPITGAQVQIPEHFVPVFKFSKDFKNAVAEGMKDKLQENS
- a CDS encoding STAS domain-containing protein; amino-acid sequence: MLKPKLFTLLKDLPREQILKDINSGIIVGIIALPLAIAFAIASGVSPEKGIITAIIGGFLVSFLGGSRVQIGGPTGAFIVIIYGIVQTYGIDGLMIATVMAGVILVIMGFAKFGSVIKFIPHPVTVGFTSGIALIIFSTQINDFFGLGIQKVPSEFFDKWELYIANSGAVNYYATAISVVSLLIIVFWNKVTHKIPGSLVAIVLATVSVSVFNLPVATIGSVFGEISGSLPSPQFPDLDLATIRALIEPATTIALLAAIEALLSAVVSDGMIGGRHRSNMELIAQGAANIASPIFGGIPVTGAIARTAANVKNGGRSPIAGIVHAVVLLLILLFVGQYAALIPLAALSAVLVVVAYNMSEWRSFIALLKSPRSDIIVLLTTFFLTVIFDLTVAIEVGIVLAVFLFMRRMASVTNVEVIRREFSDEEDKSDPNSIEKKEVPHDVEVYEINGPFFFGATTKFQEALRESSSNPKILIIRMRNVPVIDASGIHTLEQVWHDSKKEGTQIIFSGVHTQPLFAFTQSGFLDMVGEKNFYGNIDDALDRAREILGLEKKGRGKDFVPDVEREKQK
- a CDS encoding S9 family peptidase is translated as MNKTIFFFVLLLCTAMVFPQKRAYTLEDHYRVKSVSGPSLSPSGKLIAFTVTSFTLKSGKSATAVWLMNSDGSSQAELDLGEGSEYSPFWGGNDNLLYYTKTTDGATQLFSYDLKGKEARQLTDIYTGISSPVLSSDGKTLLFSAEVYPDCGADMDCNKKFGEASENGPVQANMADELLFRHWTDYTGGKSSHIFQYSLSDKKLTDLTPGNWQSPVFSAGGGTGFVLSPDNKTVVFVSNREKDQAATTNADLWMTPLGTPGGENITAANKAWDGTPAFSPDGNLLAYRTQLLPGYEADKFRIAIYDLKTKTHRIISESFDNWVNDIVWAPDSKTIYFTGDVKGYTPVYKIDITGSKIEKVTGDLSVGSFSVSPDGKKLYYNYRLNHKPGEIYSFDLASKKEAQLTTFNNALLDEVDFRPMEHLWIDGAAGKKVHVLLVKPHGFDPSKKYPLVVNVHGGPQSQWQDAYRGDGQMYGGYGYVVAFPNPHGSTGYGQEYTAAISKDWGGKVYEDVMKVTEYLANLPYIDKNRIGAMGWSYGGYMMNWLQAKQGKSGLFKCFVSMMGLYNIESFYGTTEELWFPEWDLGGQPWNSELYRKFSPSEYVKNFGTPTLIITGEKDYRVSYTQSLEYFTALQKLGIDSRIIVYKNDGHWPSNLRSMPLYYNSHLEWFHKYLGGQPAPYDSRMMIRNRAY
- a CDS encoding cupin domain-containing protein, translated to MSKKYFLQRNPVQIPVPDNKTILEHFGNASLQAGGFSVAHMKAPSGWGEPFQTPDFDEVTFVIRGKKQFEIDGEVIILGSGESICVKAGTRVRYSNPFPEECEYLSFCTPAFSIDLVHREAE
- a CDS encoding guanosine monophosphate reductase — encoded protein: MKLYTKKELNNFFQALTYDDISLVPTVISTIKSRTEANTRAVFMGIELAVPVVSSPMDTVTGIEMAKALTESGCLGILNRFDSSLETVISGKNGGNGVLGAAIGLNTEDDVTARLAEAGMVICIDTANANNREVLQKCEHIKTKFNPKVMVGNTAHGATLRQLKDAGADSVRVGIGNGSVCSTSIQTGIGIGQVTSLLDVLTTREEQKIDIEIIADGGIKSPGDVAKAIALGADVIMLGRMLAGTKETPGEVIKYNGQLWKKYRGSASFGVKMRNEFIEGEETMVAYKGTVRNVINSISDGLKSSMSYMNCYTLDDLRKTETFAVLSNSSYLERLPKA